In Anabas testudineus chromosome 12, fAnaTes1.2, whole genome shotgun sequence, one genomic interval encodes:
- the dio2 gene encoding type II iodothyronine deiodinase, producing MRMASEDLLVTLQILPGFFSNCLFLVLYDSVVLVKRAVALLSSRSAASGEWRPMLTSAALRSIWNSFLLDAYKQVKLGCEAPNSKVVKVPDNSWRSTNITNLPPGARIKNGDECHLLDFESSDRPLVVNFGSATUPPFISHLPTFRELVEDFSDVADFVLVYIDEAHPSDGWVAPAMGSCSFSVRKHQNLEERLGAARKLIEEFSLPPQCQLVADCMDNNANVAYGVSNERVCIVQQKKIAYLGGKGPFFYNLKDVRQWLEQSCGKR from the exons atgagaaTGGCGAGTGAGGATCTGCTCGTGACACTCCAGATACTGCCGGGCTTCTTTTCAAACTGTCTCTTCCTCGTCCTGTACGACTCCGTGGTGCTCGTGAAGCGCGCCGTGGCGCTGCTCAGCTCCAGGTCCGCCGCGTCCGGAGAGTGGCGCCCCATGTTGACCTCAGCGGCGCTGCGCTCCATCTGGAACAGCTTCCTCCTAGACGCCTACAAGCAG GTGAAACTTGGCTGTGAGGCACCGAACTCCAAAGTGGTAAAGGTTCCTGATAACTCTTGGCGTAGCACCAACATCACTAATTTACCACCTGGTGCCAGAATCAAAAATGGGGATGAGTGCCACCTTCTGGATTTTGAGTCATCCGATCGCCCCCTGGTGGTCAACTTCGGCTCGGCCACTTGACCCCCGTTCATCAGTCACCTGCCGACTTTTCGGGAGTTGGTGGAGGACTTCAGTGATGTGGCTGATTTCGTGTTGGTGTACATAGATGAGGCTCACCCATCCGACGGCTGGGTGGCACCTGCTATGGGGTCGTGCTCTTTCAGCGTACGGAAGCACCAGAACCTGGAGGAGAGGTTGGGGGCGGCACGCAAACTCATTGAGGAATTTTCCTTACCACCACAGTGTCAGCTGGTGGCCGACTGCATGGACAACAACGCTAACGTGGCTTATGGTGTTTCCAATGAACGGGTGTGCATAGTACAGCAGAAAAAGATTGCGTACCTGGGGGGCAAAGGGCCTTTTTTTTACAATCTGAAGGATGTGCGGCAGTGGCTTGAACAGAGCTGCGGTAAACGGTAG